From a region of the uncultured Draconibacterium sp. genome:
- a CDS encoding alpha-amylase family glycosyl hydrolase, whose product MAHFRFLFGIYLSLLLSPVFGQITTTPTQPVASQDVIITFDSSQDSRLGSFTGDLYAHTGVIIEGKTDWQHVIGSWGDNSTQPKLTNKGNGIYELEITPDINTYYSVPSNEKVVKLAFVFRSSDGSNQSNDLFVDIYPEGLWLIVSTPSDHSILKQNEETTISASASAEGELSLWLNDTQLAQTSGKEITTKTNFTSGGNHWIIAKIITDTETVYDSVPVYIKNDVTTEVKPAQYKKGINYTSDQSAALVLWAPEKEFVYVTGDFNNWQLSEDYQMKKDGDYFWLVIPNLEKGKEYAFQYLIDGNLKIADPYSEKVLDPWNDQYIDNATYPNLKTYPEDKTEGICSVLQPGQENYQWTVNDFTTPGKEKIVIYEMLIRDFTEQHSYAAVIEKLDYLEDLRVSVLELMPVNEFEGNSSWGYNPSFYFAPDKYYGPKNELKRLIDECHKRGIAVVIDMVLNHSYGQSPLVQMYWDASNNHPAANNPWYNQQSNFQNPDAQWGYDFNHESAYTRELVDSINSFWINEYKVDGFRFDFTKGFSNTVYGPSDWGSAYDAARIANLKRMADEIWKRKPDAFVIFEHLADNYEEKELAAYDILLWGNMNYNYNQASMGYNQDGQSDLKGAIASERDWSKPNLIAYMESHDEERLMYKNLQYGNSQGSYSIKELDIALDRMELNSVFFIPLPGPKMIWQFGELGYDYSIDSNGGRLNEKPVRWDYLDEKNRTDLFQVMAKLNKLKQQYDVFSPDNTSYSLAGVTKWYKLSKGNNHVVGLGNFDVTENDIAVTFPSAGKYYEFFSGDSIDVATTNETFTFAPGEYRIYSTQQFEEPSIVTDIDEPEIMSSELQVYPNPASSKLTVVSDLTISIVQVYSIAGTLQYQASDLRKNKLEIDVQNFTPGVYLIRVVQNGNSTTQKVLVK is encoded by the coding sequence ATGGCACATTTTCGTTTCCTTTTCGGTATTTACCTTTCGCTGCTGTTAAGCCCGGTATTTGGGCAAATAACCACCACACCAACACAACCGGTGGCCTCTCAAGATGTTATCATTACTTTTGATTCTTCGCAGGATAGCCGCCTTGGAAGTTTTACAGGAGATCTTTACGCCCATACAGGTGTAATTATTGAAGGAAAAACCGACTGGCAACATGTAATAGGCTCATGGGGAGATAATAGCACTCAACCTAAGCTTACCAACAAAGGAAACGGAATTTATGAGCTCGAAATTACCCCCGATATTAATACTTATTACTCTGTTCCTTCAAACGAGAAAGTAGTTAAACTGGCTTTTGTATTCCGTTCGTCCGACGGATCAAATCAATCCAACGACCTTTTCGTCGACATATATCCGGAAGGGCTTTGGCTTATTGTTTCTACACCTTCAGATCATTCCATTCTGAAGCAAAACGAGGAAACCACCATTTCGGCCAGTGCTTCTGCAGAAGGCGAGCTTTCTTTATGGCTCAACGACACTCAACTTGCACAAACTTCCGGAAAAGAAATTACCACAAAAACAAATTTCACATCAGGAGGAAACCATTGGATTATAGCCAAAATTATTACCGATACCGAAACAGTTTATGACTCGGTTCCGGTTTATATTAAAAATGATGTAACCACAGAGGTCAAACCAGCTCAGTACAAAAAAGGAATTAACTATACCTCTGACCAATCAGCAGCTTTGGTTCTCTGGGCACCTGAAAAAGAATTTGTATATGTAACCGGCGATTTCAACAACTGGCAACTTTCTGAAGATTACCAGATGAAAAAAGATGGCGACTATTTCTGGCTTGTTATCCCAAATCTTGAAAAAGGCAAAGAATACGCTTTTCAGTATTTAATTGATGGCAATCTGAAAATTGCTGATCCTTACTCCGAAAAAGTACTTGACCCATGGAATGATCAATACATTGATAATGCTACATATCCAAACTTAAAAACTTATCCTGAAGATAAAACAGAAGGGATATGCTCGGTGCTCCAACCCGGACAGGAAAACTATCAGTGGACAGTAAACGACTTCACTACCCCGGGAAAAGAAAAAATAGTAATCTACGAAATGCTTATCCGCGATTTTACCGAGCAACACTCTTACGCAGCAGTTATTGAGAAGCTGGATTATCTGGAAGACCTGCGTGTAAGTGTATTAGAATTAATGCCGGTAAACGAGTTTGAAGGAAACAGCAGCTGGGGATACAATCCTTCGTTTTACTTTGCTCCGGATAAATATTACGGCCCTAAAAACGAACTAAAAAGGCTGATTGATGAATGTCACAAGCGAGGAATAGCAGTGGTTATTGACATGGTACTGAATCATAGCTACGGGCAAAGTCCGTTGGTGCAAATGTACTGGGATGCAAGCAATAACCACCCCGCAGCCAATAACCCCTGGTATAACCAGCAAAGCAATTTTCAAAACCCCGATGCACAATGGGGCTACGACTTTAATCATGAAAGTGCTTATACCCGCGAACTGGTAGATAGCATCAACAGTTTTTGGATAAATGAATACAAAGTTGACGGGTTCCGTTTCGACTTTACCAAAGGTTTTTCCAACACGGTTTACGGCCCATCTGACTGGGGAAGTGCATATGATGCAGCGCGTATAGCTAACCTGAAACGTATGGCTGACGAAATATGGAAACGTAAACCGGATGCATTCGTTATCTTCGAACATCTGGCTGATAATTATGAAGAAAAAGAACTTGCCGCATACGATATTCTGTTATGGGGCAATATGAATTACAATTACAACCAAGCCTCAATGGGATACAACCAGGATGGACAATCGGATCTGAAAGGAGCAATTGCTTCTGAGCGCGATTGGTCGAAACCCAACCTAATTGCATATATGGAAAGCCACGACGAAGAAAGGCTGATGTATAAAAACCTCCAATATGGTAACAGTCAGGGAAGTTACTCAATAAAAGAATTGGACATAGCCCTGGACAGAATGGAACTAAACTCGGTATTTTTCATTCCGCTTCCAGGCCCTAAAATGATTTGGCAATTTGGCGAACTTGGCTACGATTACTCTATTGACTCGAACGGCGGGCGGCTAAACGAAAAACCGGTTCGCTGGGACTATTTAGATGAGAAAAACCGAACAGACCTGTTCCAGGTAATGGCAAAGCTAAACAAGTTAAAGCAACAATACGATGTGTTTTCACCTGATAATACAAGTTACAGCCTGGCTGGAGTAACCAAATGGTATAAACTAAGTAAGGGAAATAATCATGTTGTTGGTCTCGGAAATTTCGATGTTACCGAAAATGATATTGCCGTTACCTTTCCTTCTGCCGGAAAATACTACGAGTTTTTCAGTGGTGATTCTATTGATGTAGCCACAACAAATGAAACCTTTACGTTTGCTCCGGGCGAATACCGGATATATTCAACACAACAATTTGAAGAGCCGAGTATTGTAACTGATATTGACGAGCCGGAAATTATGAGTAGCGAATTGCAGGTTTATCCTAATCCGGCATCAAGCAAATTGACAGTAGTTTCCGACCTAACGATTTCGATTGTTCAGGTGTATTCAATTGCCGGAACTTTACAATATCAGGCAAGCGACTTACGCAAAAACAAGCTTGAAATTGATGTGCAGAATTTTACTCCGGGTGTTTATTTAATCCGCGTTGTACAAAACGGAAACAGCACCACACAAAAGGTTTTGGTAAAATAG
- a CDS encoding PorP/SprF family type IX secretion system membrane protein — MGLFLFSENTYFGLSVPKLIDNIIINEEVKTDYINKQQRHMYFVAGHRFDISEDFQLKTNGMMRKVKSAPLSVDMTVMGGFRDKFWVGAMYRFGDAYGMLVKFNPSPKMSIGYAYDITISELSAFNSGTHEIMFSYNLDLFGRGGQATAEK; from the coding sequence GTGGGCTTGTTTTTGTTTTCAGAAAATACCTATTTCGGATTATCGGTGCCAAAGCTTATTGATAATATAATTATTAACGAGGAGGTTAAAACCGATTACATTAATAAACAGCAGCGGCATATGTATTTTGTGGCCGGGCACCGCTTTGATATTAGCGAAGATTTTCAGCTAAAAACAAACGGAATGATGCGCAAGGTTAAAAGTGCTCCTCTTTCGGTTGATATGACTGTGATGGGCGGTTTTCGCGATAAATTCTGGGTGGGAGCCATGTATCGTTTTGGCGATGCATACGGTATGCTGGTTAAGTTTAATCCTTCGCCCAAAATGTCGATTGGTTATGCGTACGATATTACCATTTCAGAGTTAAGCGCCTTTAACAGCGGCACGCACGAAATCATGTTTAGCTATAATCTCGATCTCTTTGGCCGTGGCGGCCAGGCAACCGCTGAAAAGTAA
- a CDS encoding PorP/SprF family type IX secretion system membrane protein, protein MGKRIKIAAFLVLSLVVLLQGKTASAQQDPMYTQYMDNLQVLNPGYAGSQGIGNILMVARSQWVEFDGAPATRSFTYNTSYDEQNIGVGFSLMSDQIGPLKQTGFYADYSYFLPVSEKFKLGLGLKGGVSFYRANLVALQTVDSDRYLTTIFTKTFYPMLVWACFCFQKIPISDYRCQSLLII, encoded by the coding sequence ATGGGAAAACGAATAAAAATAGCAGCATTTTTAGTTCTTTCCCTTGTAGTTTTGCTACAAGGGAAAACAGCCAGTGCCCAGCAAGATCCCATGTACACGCAGTATATGGACAACCTTCAGGTACTAAATCCGGGATATGCAGGTTCGCAGGGAATTGGAAATATTTTAATGGTTGCTCGTAGCCAGTGGGTGGAATTCGATGGCGCCCCGGCAACGCGTTCGTTTACTTATAACACTTCGTATGATGAGCAAAATATTGGTGTTGGTTTCTCGCTGATGTCCGACCAGATAGGGCCGCTGAAACAAACCGGATTTTATGCCGATTATTCCTACTTTCTTCCTGTGTCGGAAAAATTTAAGCTGGGTTTAGGACTTAAAGGAGGTGTGAGCTTTTATCGTGCCAATCTTGTTGCGCTTCAAACCGTAGATTCCGACCGTTATTTAACCACGATATTTACGAAAACTTTCTACCCAATGTTGGTGTGGGCTTGTTTTTGTTTTCAGAAAATACCTATTTCGGATTATCGGTGCCAAAGCTTATTGATAATATAA
- a CDS encoding gliding motility-associated C-terminal domain-containing protein — protein sequence MNFKAFFILIIILLATLFGVAQEDYIVIEGAEQDYFVENHSGSDYSWRILTSFNPDTEADSNDFTFISSANSNEIRVRWESAGLYYLDVIETDITGCTNRKVLVVTVWSDTAVVSAPIANDDYDTTEYQTSVIINLLANDEEQQELDPLSLQILQDPANGFVDINGDGTVMYTPNNGFLGSDAFQYRICNYDEKCDNANVFVYVTAAGFFIPEAFTPNADNVNDYFEIIGIELFEQNSITIVNRWGRTVYKARGYGVSTSPLFWDGKSNQGGDDSDLPSGTYFYVLDLGNGEKPIAGSVYIDR from the coding sequence ATGAATTTTAAGGCATTTTTCATATTGATAATAATCCTTCTGGCTACTCTTTTCGGAGTAGCCCAGGAGGATTATATCGTTATTGAAGGTGCCGAACAGGATTATTTTGTCGAAAATCATTCGGGAAGCGATTATTCCTGGAGAATTCTGACAAGCTTTAACCCCGACACCGAAGCAGATTCAAACGATTTTACGTTTATTTCTTCAGCAAATTCAAATGAAATTCGTGTGCGTTGGGAAAGCGCCGGACTTTATTATCTCGATGTTATTGAAACCGATATTACCGGCTGTACCAACCGAAAAGTTCTGGTGGTAACGGTATGGTCTGATACAGCTGTTGTTTCGGCCCCAATTGCTAATGATGATTACGATACCACCGAATATCAAACATCGGTAATAATCAATTTACTTGCTAACGATGAAGAGCAGCAAGAGCTCGATCCTTTATCATTACAGATTTTGCAAGATCCCGCGAATGGCTTTGTTGACATAAATGGTGATGGTACAGTAATGTACACGCCAAATAATGGCTTTTTGGGCAGCGATGCCTTTCAATACCGCATATGTAACTACGACGAAAAGTGCGATAACGCCAATGTTTTTGTATATGTAACGGCCGCCGGTTTCTTCATTCCCGAAGCATTTACACCAAACGCCGATAACGTAAACGACTATTTTGAAATTATAGGAATTGAGCTGTTTGAGCAAAATTCGATTACCATAGTTAACCGCTGGGGAAGAACAGTGTACAAAGCCCGCGGATATGGCGTTTCTACATCGCCATTATTTTGGGATGGTAAATCGAATCAGGGCGGCGACGATAGCGACCTGCCAAGCGGAACCTATTTTTATGTATTGGATTTAGGAAACGGAGAAAAACCAATTGCCGGCTCGGTATATATCGACAGATAA
- a CDS encoding PA14 domain-containing protein, giving the protein MFTKIRFVSLLVIFSLFISLSFSNSIFAQTTIWSETFPEGNNTRVDPDGSWSLDPSNDNNFSIRSNELRARGPMNGSWTSENIDISGFDHISLFIDVRAEGDMEDADYIRLEYNLDGNGWNTFDINGYIESNFGSKTAIQNNLNGSSLELRIRMVNSANNEYYYVDNIVVAGNSYTTISYCASNGTMDYNDGISRVNFNTINNVTVKPEGYNDYTPISTDLDINSTYDLTVNINTDGNYTNYAFAWIDWNNDGDFNGAEEEYDLGFVTNNANGVTSNSPVSITVPSYAVVGTTRMRISTKYANYPTACEPDFDGEVEDYSIIINPSCSIATQSVTGGGSYCEGNTGIEVGLDGSEIGVDYQLYRNGAALVGSAISGNGNALSFGFQTGAGTYTVVGHNVSEDCYVSMNGSAQVVVKSVPSVPTVGTVTQPDCSSSSGSVVLNGLPSTGTWILTQNPGGTMYTGVGASTTITGLTENDYTFTVTHHASGTGLSAEYFNNMTLTGTPDLTQTDATVNFNWASAGPGSSIGVDNFSVRWSGKILPLYTENYTFTTNSDDGIRLWVNGVQVINNWTNHAATINTGTINLAAGVLYDIVLEFYENGGQAVAQLFWGSASQSTEIIPQSQLYPTGTETSDCPSPSTSNIVINAQPVGPSIDSESLSSATYCKNETANPLSVTASGDGLHYQWYSNASSSSSGGTTVGTDSQSYTPSTASEGTLYYYVVVSGDCSPDATSNFSGAVTVNPLPTVVANATSTEICAGESVTLSGSGATSYVWDNGVTDGVSFTPASTTTYTVNGTDANGCENTDQITITVNPLPTTPSATSNSPVCDGSAIQLNTPTVTGVTYNWSGPNGYTSTEQNPVLTADYYSNSGIYSVTITANGCTSEAGSTEVVIDPVSVGGWIEYVAPICEGTSATLTLRGNTGDVIRWERRLNSGTWENVAGTSTTLTNTPPSAGTWEYRAVVQSGSCETANSTPIAVTVNATPAITLGTNPEVCQNVTNAIITYSATDGSPDDWSLVFDAVAIAAGFGDQNGSLDPSPGAISVNVPYTIDAGTYNGTLTVFTYSPSCTSIDYPVSITVTESTPPSLVIVGNNEVCAGTEVTFSATPTNGGASPIYQWKVNGINNGTNSNSFSYTPADGDVVTCDMTSSATCAGSGSSMSNEIIMIVNPLPDTGEIIPD; this is encoded by the coding sequence ATGTTTACTAAGATCAGGTTTGTGTCTTTGCTTGTCATTTTTTCACTATTTATTTCATTATCGTTTTCAAATTCAATATTTGCTCAAACAACCATTTGGAGTGAAACTTTCCCTGAGGGAAATAACACCAGGGTTGATCCGGATGGAAGCTGGTCATTGGACCCTTCAAATGATAATAATTTTTCTATTCGAAGCAATGAGTTACGTGCACGAGGACCAATGAATGGAAGTTGGACATCTGAGAATATAGACATTTCAGGTTTTGATCACATTTCTCTTTTTATAGACGTCAGAGCAGAAGGAGATATGGAAGATGCTGATTACATCCGCTTAGAATACAATTTAGATGGAAACGGTTGGAATACATTTGATATAAACGGATACATTGAAAGTAATTTTGGTTCTAAAACTGCAATTCAGAACAACCTTAATGGCAGTTCTTTGGAGTTAAGAATCAGAATGGTAAATAGTGCAAACAATGAGTACTACTATGTGGATAATATTGTAGTTGCCGGAAACAGTTATACTACGATAAGCTACTGTGCTTCTAATGGGACAATGGATTATAATGATGGTATTTCCAGGGTAAATTTTAATACAATTAACAATGTTACAGTAAAACCAGAAGGGTACAATGATTACACGCCGATTAGTACTGATTTGGATATCAATTCAACTTATGATTTAACCGTTAATATTAATACTGACGGGAATTATACGAATTATGCATTTGCCTGGATTGATTGGAATAATGACGGTGATTTTAATGGTGCAGAGGAGGAGTATGATCTTGGGTTTGTTACTAATAATGCGAATGGAGTGACAAGTAATTCTCCGGTAAGCATTACAGTTCCTTCATATGCTGTGGTAGGGACAACCAGAATGAGGATTTCAACGAAATATGCTAATTATCCTACAGCCTGTGAACCTGATTTTGATGGCGAAGTTGAAGATTATTCTATTATTATAAATCCTTCTTGTTCAATTGCAACCCAGAGTGTTACCGGCGGAGGAAGTTATTGCGAAGGGAATACCGGAATTGAAGTTGGGCTTGATGGCTCGGAAATTGGAGTTGATTATCAACTTTATCGCAATGGAGCAGCACTGGTAGGTTCTGCAATCTCAGGAAATGGAAATGCATTGAGTTTTGGTTTTCAAACAGGGGCCGGTACCTATACCGTAGTTGGGCACAATGTTTCAGAAGATTGCTATGTTAGCATGAATGGAAGTGCTCAGGTTGTTGTAAAATCAGTTCCATCAGTGCCTACGGTTGGAACGGTTACCCAACCTGATTGTTCCTCTTCATCCGGGAGCGTTGTTTTAAATGGATTACCTTCGACAGGAACATGGATATTGACTCAAAACCCCGGAGGTACAATGTATACAGGAGTTGGAGCAAGTACAACCATAACAGGATTAACAGAAAATGATTACACTTTTACTGTAACGCATCATGCTTCAGGAACCGGACTGTCTGCCGAATATTTTAATAACATGACTTTAACCGGAACTCCAGATTTAACCCAAACAGATGCTACGGTAAATTTTAATTGGGCATCTGCTGGTCCCGGTTCGTCAATTGGAGTTGATAATTTTTCCGTGAGATGGTCAGGAAAGATTCTTCCTCTGTACACTGAAAATTATACGTTTACAACCAATAGTGATGATGGAATACGGCTTTGGGTTAATGGCGTACAAGTTATAAATAACTGGACCAATCATGCTGCAACAATTAATACTGGAACAATTAATCTTGCTGCAGGTGTATTGTATGATATTGTGCTAGAGTTTTATGAAAATGGAGGACAGGCTGTGGCACAACTTTTCTGGGGAAGTGCAAGCCAGTCTACAGAAATTATTCCTCAATCGCAATTATATCCTACAGGAACAGAAACCTCAGATTGTCCATCTCCCTCGACATCAAACATTGTAATAAATGCTCAGCCTGTTGGTCCAAGTATCGACAGTGAATCTCTTAGTAGCGCCACTTATTGTAAAAATGAGACTGCCAATCCGTTATCGGTGACTGCTTCTGGTGATGGACTGCATTATCAATGGTATAGTAACGCTTCTTCTTCTAGTTCTGGTGGAACAACCGTAGGCACAGATAGTCAAAGTTATACGCCATCAACAGCTAGTGAAGGCACTTTATATTATTATGTTGTTGTTAGCGGCGATTGTTCGCCCGATGCTACAAGTAATTTTTCCGGCGCAGTCACCGTCAATCCACTACCCACTGTAGTTGCCAATGCCACTTCAACAGAAATCTGTGCAGGCGAGAGTGTAACCTTAAGTGGAAGCGGAGCCACCAGTTATGTTTGGGATAATGGTGTTACAGATGGCGTTTCTTTTACCCCGGCAAGCACAACAACATACACCGTAAACGGAACAGATGCAAATGGTTGTGAGAATACCGACCAAATTACTATAACTGTGAATCCGCTGCCGACAACACCAAGTGCTACAAGTAACAGTCCTGTTTGCGATGGGTCTGCTATTCAGCTAAATACCCCAACGGTTACGGGTGTAACCTATAATTGGAGTGGTCCAAATGGTTATACATCAACAGAACAGAATCCTGTATTAACTGCTGACTACTACAGTAACTCAGGGATATATTCAGTTACTATTACAGCAAATGGATGCACCAGTGAAGCAGGTAGCACTGAGGTTGTAATTGACCCGGTTTCTGTAGGAGGATGGATTGAATATGTTGCCCCGATTTGTGAAGGAACATCTGCAACACTAACCTTAAGAGGAAATACCGGAGATGTAATTCGCTGGGAGCGACGCTTAAACTCAGGAACGTGGGAGAATGTAGCCGGTACTTCAACTACTTTAACTAATACTCCGCCTTCAGCAGGAACCTGGGAATATCGTGCGGTAGTACAAAGTGGCAGTTGCGAAACAGCTAATTCAACACCAATTGCAGTTACTGTAAATGCTACACCGGCAATAACTTTGGGAACCAACCCTGAAGTATGCCAAAATGTAACAAATGCAATAATTACGTATTCTGCAACTGATGGTTCTCCAGATGATTGGAGTTTGGTTTTTGATGCAGTTGCAATAGCTGCTGGTTTTGGGGATCAAAACGGATCATTGGATCCCTCACCAGGAGCGATTTCTGTTAATGTTCCTTACACTATAGACGCCGGAACTTACAATGGAACGTTAACGGTGTTTACCTATTCTCCGTCGTGCACAAGTATTGATTACCCGGTAAGTATTACTGTTACCGAAAGTACTCCGCCATCGCTTGTTATTGTAGGAAATAATGAAGTTTGTGCCGGTACTGAAGTAACTTTTTCAGCAACACCAACTAATGGAGGTGCGTCGCCTATTTACCAGTGGAAAGTAAACGGAATAAATAACGGAACAAATAGTAACAGTTTTTCTTACACCCCTGCCGATGGTGATGTTGTCACTTGTGATATGACTTCAAGTGCAACCTGTGCGGGAAGCGGTTCTTCAATGTCGAATGAAATTATAATGATAGTAAATCCGTTGCCAGACACCGGCGAAATAATACCTGATTAG
- a CDS encoding DUF4252 domain-containing protein — MKTITTLLFALGLMLAGLLASGQSKSDKMYDVFANKDGVTSFSFSKDMMDAINIDLGDEDEQNVTGDLHRIRFMSYNPEKGSLKNSDFTKKAIALLPGKYKKYEDDDDGDSDAEIYLLGGKKKYSECHVFITSENSEGNSFVVSFFGDFNVNDIDKLKSQGRDMSE, encoded by the coding sequence ATGAAAACAATAACAACATTACTTTTTGCACTTGGTCTTATGTTGGCCGGACTGTTGGCATCAGGACAAAGCAAGTCGGATAAAATGTATGACGTATTTGCCAATAAAGATGGCGTAACCAGCTTTTCGTTCTCAAAAGATATGATGGATGCCATTAATATCGATTTGGGTGATGAAGATGAGCAAAACGTTACCGGTGATTTGCACCGGATTCGTTTTATGTCGTACAATCCTGAAAAAGGAAGCTTAAAAAATAGCGATTTTACCAAAAAAGCTATAGCTCTTCTTCCCGGCAAATATAAAAAATACGAAGATGATGATGACGGCGATTCGGATGCGGAGATTTATTTACTGGGAGGAAAGAAGAAATATTCCGAGTGTCATGTTTTTATCACCAGCGAAAATTCGGAAGGCAACAGTTTTGTTGTATCGTTTTTTGGCGATTTTAATGTGAATGATATCGATAAACTGAAGTCGCAGGGGCGCGATATGTCGGAATAA
- a CDS encoding PspC domain-containing protein: MKKTFTINISGTIFHIEEDAYEVLQKYLINLKNHFGVDEEGREIIADIEARIAEIFSSKSIDEKKVITVEWVNEMIEVMGTPEDFAEEEGEEEDVSIASEAKRKRRLYRDPDHRVLGGICGGLGAYFNMDPVILRIILVILFFVTSGAAGLAYLILWIAVPKAVSTAQRLEMRGQEATVKNIEKSIKEEVKEVKESYQKFKESDTYSKGKKSMEGAGDVVYNIFKVILKVFVIVFGVFLIISGFLGILGLVSSMVIGHSFVEGVPLVWGPEIHVPNMLNHFIEPGAVTWGLVLVGLIAGLPLLALVYIGTKLVFRYKSNNAAVALSMVGAWLVSLFALLILSVGQVGNYKQSSSITKSETISCDSCQTLYLRVADDKLDDYAEIDWDVEGFKVAVIDGEEIVVSYPQLDVIRSSGDDFVVTVRYSSRGKTRDDAKQWCEEMVYTYERSDSAIYFDPYFFIGDEAKWRGQEVDIKVRVPEGKAVFLGNDMDEIIHDIENVSNTWDGDMVGKYWEMKPDGLTERATDNEIDD; the protein is encoded by the coding sequence ATGAAAAAGACATTCACAATAAATATAAGCGGCACAATATTTCACATTGAAGAGGATGCCTACGAGGTGCTGCAAAAATACCTTATCAATCTGAAAAATCATTTTGGAGTTGACGAGGAAGGAAGAGAGATTATTGCTGATATTGAAGCACGTATTGCCGAAATCTTTAGCTCGAAAAGTATCGACGAGAAAAAGGTAATTACCGTTGAGTGGGTAAATGAAATGATAGAGGTAATGGGAACTCCCGAAGATTTTGCCGAGGAAGAAGGCGAAGAGGAAGATGTTTCTATTGCATCGGAAGCAAAACGTAAACGCCGTTTATACCGCGATCCCGATCATCGGGTGCTGGGCGGGATTTGCGGAGGTTTGGGAGCCTATTTTAACATGGATCCTGTGATCTTGCGTATTATCCTGGTAATCCTGTTTTTTGTGACGTCGGGTGCTGCAGGATTGGCTTATTTGATTTTATGGATTGCCGTACCGAAAGCGGTTAGTACAGCGCAGCGCCTGGAAATGCGCGGGCAGGAGGCTACCGTGAAAAACATCGAGAAATCGATTAAAGAAGAGGTAAAGGAAGTAAAAGAAAGCTATCAGAAATTTAAAGAATCGGATACCTACTCGAAAGGAAAAAAGTCGATGGAGGGAGCCGGCGACGTGGTTTATAATATTTTCAAAGTAATTCTGAAAGTATTTGTAATCGTGTTTGGTGTATTCCTTATCATCTCCGGTTTTTTAGGAATACTTGGATTGGTGTCGTCGATGGTTATTGGTCATTCGTTTGTTGAAGGAGTGCCATTGGTTTGGGGCCCTGAGATTCATGTACCAAATATGTTGAACCATTTTATTGAACCCGGTGCAGTTACCTGGGGATTGGTATTGGTTGGACTGATTGCGGGTCTGCCTTTGCTTGCTCTTGTTTATATCGGAACCAAGCTGGTTTTCAGGTATAAATCGAACAATGCGGCAGTTGCCTTGTCGATGGTAGGTGCTTGGTTGGTATCACTTTTCGCCCTGTTAATTCTTTCGGTTGGGCAGGTTGGTAACTATAAACAAAGCTCATCGATTACCAAAAGTGAAACCATTTCTTGCGATTCGTGTCAGACTCTGTACCTCAGGGTGGCCGATGATAAATTGGATGATTACGCGGAAATTGACTGGGATGTGGAAGGTTTTAAAGTAGCTGTTATTGATGGAGAAGAAATAGTGGTTAGTTATCCGCAGTTGGATGTTATCCGTTCGTCGGGCGATGACTTTGTGGTAACAGTTCGCTATTCGTCACGAGGAAAAACACGCGACGATGCAAAACAGTGGTGCGAAGAGATGGTGTATACGTATGAAAGATCTGATTCAGCAATTTATTTCGATCCGTATTTCTTTATCGGCGACGAGGCAAAATGGAGAGGTCAGGAGGTGGATATAAAAGTACGGGTACCGGAAGGGAAAGCCGTATTTCTTGGAAACGACATGGACGAGATAATTCACGATATTGAAAATGTGTCGAACACGTGGGATGGCGATATGGTTGGTAAGTACTGGGAAATGAAACCGGACGGATTGACAGAAAGAGCAACTGATAATGAAATTGACGACTAA
- a CDS encoding PadR family transcriptional regulator yields the protein MKIENTKAQMRKGVLEYCILLVLDGKPLYASDIIQSLKEAKMIVVEGTLYPLLTRLKNAGLLAYRWEESTQGPPRKYYELTETGRAFLIELEDSWSELVSAVQTIRDNKA from the coding sequence ATGAAGATAGAAAACACAAAAGCACAAATGAGAAAGGGAGTACTGGAATACTGTATTCTGCTCGTTCTCGACGGAAAACCACTCTATGCCAGCGATATTATTCAATCGTTGAAAGAAGCAAAGATGATAGTGGTAGAAGGAACATTGTATCCCTTGTTAACACGGCTAAAAAACGCCGGGTTGCTGGCCTACCGCTGGGAAGAATCAACACAGGGACCACCTCGTAAATATTATGAGCTAACCGAAACCGGCCGTGCTTTTTTAATCGAACTTGAGGATTCGTGGAGCGAACTGGTAAGTGCAGTACAAACAATTAGAGACAACAAAGCTTAG